A section of the Kribbella voronezhensis genome encodes:
- a CDS encoding SDR family NAD(P)-dependent oxidoreductase, with protein MGRLDDRVALVTGAASGIGKATAWRLAAEGAAVLVTDIQTDAGEALAEALRDSGARAVFVRHDVASEADWETACARAAEEFGGLDILVNNAGMGDLASIEDTTLKDWQHTIDVDQTGVFLGMRTAAPYLKASGHASVINISSIFGISGGFGTSPAYHAAKGAVRTLTKNAALHWATEGIRVNSIHPGFIDTPILDQARGTPFWDVMTQLTPMGRLGRPDEIAAGVAYLASDDASFVTGLELDIDGGYLAR; from the coding sequence ATGGGCAGGCTCGATGATCGGGTTGCGCTGGTGACCGGCGCGGCCAGCGGGATCGGCAAGGCGACCGCATGGCGGCTGGCCGCGGAGGGCGCGGCCGTCCTGGTCACCGACATCCAGACCGACGCCGGCGAAGCCTTGGCCGAAGCCCTCCGGGACTCCGGTGCGCGCGCCGTGTTCGTCCGGCACGACGTCGCCAGCGAGGCCGATTGGGAGACGGCCTGCGCCAGGGCCGCCGAGGAGTTCGGCGGGCTCGACATCCTGGTCAACAACGCGGGCATGGGCGATCTGGCGAGTATCGAGGACACCACCCTGAAGGACTGGCAGCACACCATCGACGTCGACCAGACCGGTGTCTTCCTCGGGATGCGGACGGCCGCGCCGTACCTGAAGGCTTCCGGCCACGCCTCGGTGATCAACATCAGCTCGATCTTCGGCATCAGCGGCGGTTTCGGTACGTCGCCGGCCTACCACGCGGCCAAGGGCGCGGTGCGGACCCTGACCAAGAACGCCGCCCTGCACTGGGCCACCGAGGGCATCCGGGTGAACTCGATCCACCCCGGTTTCATCGACACCCCGATCCTCGACCAGGCCCGCGGTACGCCGTTCTGGGACGTGATGACCCAGTTGACGCCGATGGGCCGGCTCGGCCGTCCGGACGAGATAGCCGCCGGTGTCGCCTACCTGGCCAGCGACGACGCGTCGTTCGTCACCGGGCTCGAACTGGACATCGACGGCGGCTACCTGGCCCGCTGA
- a CDS encoding 2TM domain-containing protein, producing MDEQPLGSVRTDDEKLRQQAVEELRKRRELSGHILAYLTVNTFLVVIWYLTSASFFWPAFPMFGWGIGVIFHAWDVLSPQPSETAVQNAMDRIAHRH from the coding sequence ATGGACGAGCAGCCACTGGGGTCGGTTCGGACCGATGACGAGAAGTTGCGGCAACAGGCGGTGGAGGAACTGCGCAAGCGGCGTGAGCTGAGCGGGCACATCCTCGCCTACCTGACGGTGAACACCTTCCTGGTGGTCATCTGGTACCTGACCAGTGCGAGCTTCTTCTGGCCGGCGTTCCCGATGTTCGGTTGGGGTATCGGCGTGATCTTCCACGCCTGGGACGTGTTGTCGCCCCAGCCGAGCGAAACCGCCGTCCAGAACGCGATGGACCGCATCGCGCACCGCCACTGA
- a CDS encoding alpha/beta hydrolase — protein sequence MSTQLGPEAGGRTGSRTFATRVLDRGNRRQRAVIAVVLGLIAVPVGVGLGIPHLKAGVGFTTIAGLMILVGGLVLICAGGALLVRLTRGWRRVLVVPALLATLVVSLYSLGQAVAATNVPRTELGELSPADFGLTFSDARFRTTDDVLLSGWYLPSENSAAVVLLHGAGSTRSDVLAHAVVLAGHGYGVLLFDARGHGRSGGRAMDFGWYGDEDIAAAVSFLQARPEVDDSRIAAVGVSMGGEEAIGAAAGDQRIRAVVAEGATGRVAGDKAWLSEQFGWRGTLQEGLESLTYGITDLLTAAEPPIALRAAVAASGRPVLLIAGGAEPDEPKAARYIQSAAPTTVRVWVVPNAGHGAALTTNPAEWTDHTIDFLTTALQPR from the coding sequence ATGTCGACGCAGCTGGGCCCGGAGGCGGGCGGCAGAACCGGATCCCGTACTTTCGCGACGCGCGTGCTGGACCGTGGTAATCGCAGACAGCGAGCCGTGATCGCTGTCGTGCTGGGCCTGATCGCCGTTCCGGTCGGCGTCGGGCTCGGCATACCGCATTTGAAGGCTGGTGTCGGCTTCACGACGATCGCCGGTCTGATGATTCTCGTGGGCGGCTTGGTACTGATCTGTGCCGGCGGTGCATTGCTGGTCCGGCTCACCCGAGGTTGGCGCCGGGTGCTCGTCGTGCCGGCGTTGCTGGCGACTTTGGTGGTCTCCTTGTACTCACTCGGTCAGGCGGTCGCGGCGACGAACGTGCCGCGGACCGAGCTCGGCGAGCTCAGTCCGGCCGATTTCGGTCTGACCTTCAGCGACGCCCGCTTCCGCACGACTGACGACGTACTGCTGTCCGGTTGGTACCTGCCGTCCGAGAACAGTGCCGCGGTCGTCCTGCTGCACGGAGCCGGGTCGACCCGATCGGACGTCCTGGCGCACGCGGTCGTGCTGGCCGGGCACGGGTACGGCGTACTGCTGTTCGACGCTCGCGGGCATGGCCGAAGCGGTGGCCGGGCGATGGACTTCGGCTGGTACGGCGATGAGGACATTGCCGCGGCAGTGTCGTTCCTGCAGGCCCGGCCCGAGGTGGATGACAGCCGGATCGCAGCGGTGGGGGTTTCGATGGGCGGCGAAGAGGCGATCGGCGCGGCGGCCGGCGACCAGCGCATCCGTGCCGTCGTGGCCGAGGGTGCGACCGGGCGAGTAGCCGGCGACAAGGCGTGGCTGTCGGAGCAGTTCGGCTGGCGCGGAACGCTTCAAGAAGGGCTCGAGTCGCTGACCTACGGCATCACCGATCTGCTGACCGCGGCCGAGCCCCCCATCGCTCTGCGCGCCGCGGTGGCCGCCTCTGGTCGCCCGGTACTTCTGATCGCGGGCGGCGCCGAACCGGACGAGCCGAAGGCCGCCCGCTACATCCAGTCGGCGGCGCCCACAACCGTCCGTGTCTGGGTCGTTCCGAACGCCGGCCACGGCGCAGCCCTCACCACCAACCCAGCCGAATGGACCGACCACACGATCGACTTCCTCACCACCGCCCTCCAGCCGCGCTGA
- a CDS encoding universal stress protein: MTVSEIFVGVDASWRETGALDWALQEAALDNASLRAVHVIDEQIGTGLFHPPVQLDEAAAELVKNVQHYLDNSTSAVPREAESVIGPPDTTLAKIAAGSRMLVVGRRGMGTFQRLLIGSTSEAVAYQASVPVVVIPTGWKPVQLHAPVVVGLNDSGENDPAIDFAVRQAVARHVALRMVHAWVQPTDYGWSSSNIESVSEAWEESAERHFETIADQLQDTYPMLEITLEISRLHPVQALVESAEASGAQLIVVGGHNRHRLTGALLGAVVRGVLQHATCPVAVVHAPANQPTAS, from the coding sequence GTGACGGTATCGGAGATCTTCGTAGGCGTCGACGCCTCCTGGCGTGAGACCGGAGCGCTCGACTGGGCCCTGCAGGAGGCGGCTCTCGACAATGCCTCCTTGCGGGCAGTGCACGTGATCGACGAGCAGATCGGAACCGGCCTGTTCCATCCCCCTGTCCAACTGGACGAGGCGGCGGCCGAACTGGTCAAGAACGTTCAGCACTACCTCGACAACTCCACGTCGGCGGTGCCCCGGGAGGCCGAGTCCGTGATCGGGCCGCCCGACACCACCTTGGCGAAGATCGCCGCGGGCAGCCGCATGCTGGTGGTCGGTCGCCGCGGCATGGGCACCTTCCAGCGGTTGCTGATCGGATCGACCTCGGAGGCCGTGGCCTATCAGGCGAGCGTGCCGGTGGTCGTGATACCGACCGGATGGAAACCCGTCCAGCTGCATGCGCCGGTCGTCGTCGGCCTGAACGACTCCGGTGAGAACGATCCCGCGATCGACTTCGCGGTTCGGCAGGCCGTTGCCCGGCACGTGGCCTTGCGGATGGTCCACGCCTGGGTGCAGCCGACCGATTACGGCTGGAGCTCGAGCAACATCGAAAGTGTCAGTGAGGCCTGGGAAGAGAGCGCCGAACGTCACTTCGAGACGATCGCCGACCAGTTGCAGGACACCTATCCGATGCTCGAGATCACCTTGGAGATCAGCCGGCTGCATCCGGTCCAGGCTCTTGTCGAGTCCGCCGAGGCCAGTGGGGCGCAGCTGATCGTCGTTGGTGGACACAATCGCCACCGACTCACCGGTGCACTGCTCGGGGCAGTCGTCCGCGGCGTTCTGCAGCACGCGACCTGCCCGGTCGCGGTCGTCCACGCCCCAGCGAACCAGCCCACAGCCAGCTGA
- the mgtA gene encoding magnesium-translocating P-type ATPase codes for MTLYAARSVPSGDLVELADAAASPLEDVLGMLHLRPESGLSGDEVQRRTAVFGPNAVSSHRARWLPVLWHQLRSPLLGLLVAAAIASYVVGERGSAIIICAILAVSVGLGFGNEFRAEKAAEALHSQIRHQAVVVRDAREVAVDVTALVPGDVVRLRLGEVVPADVRLLSVNGLQCDESVLTGESLPVSKSTAPVAAGTSLADLSSCALMGTVVHSGSGSGVVLSTGGRTEFGKIAAGLDTHPLDTEFQVGLARFSMLLVYVGAALTTLIFGLNLVLHKPLLDALLFSLAIAVGITPQLLPAVVSTSLAAGSRRMIRLKVLVKRLVCIEDLGDIDTLFTDKTGTLTLGRIDFMRAVAAGGETTDAVLRWGLLCTESAAAAGNPLDQALWGSPAAGAQRAALAGFSQIAILPFDHERRLVSVVVKDPAGRLLLITKGAPEAVLARCLGVPAETEASLQAEFADGNRVVAVAIRPLDRPQSAVTAADEHGLRLAGLLVFLDPPKPDAAAALRRLAGLGISVKIVTGDNGLVASKVCRDIGLGSGEVLTGADIDALTDAQLAKAVQTTMVFARVSPEHKARIVRTRRRSGGGVAFLGDGVNDALALHAADVGISVDSAVDVAKDAADVILLAKDLDVLADGVAEGRRIFANTIKYVLMGTSSNFGNMASAAGASLFLSFLPMLPSQILLNNLLYDSSQLAIPTDNVDEEQLRRPSHWDIGFIRRFMISFGPLSSLFDFVTFGVMLWVFHSGPAQFRSGWFVESLATQTLVIFAIRTRRVPFFRSHPSLPLTLAALSVVTVGAVLPATPAAHALGFQPLPGAFFAALVAMVIGYLVLIEAGKRVFYGAIRPPLPPVAAPDRRRHLRRRAGHFSTASRQRTGPAST; via the coding sequence ATGACCTTGTACGCCGCGCGGTCCGTGCCATCGGGCGACCTCGTGGAGCTGGCCGATGCTGCGGCGAGTCCCTTGGAAGACGTCCTCGGCATGCTGCACCTGAGGCCGGAGTCGGGGCTGTCCGGCGATGAGGTCCAGCGTCGTACGGCGGTCTTCGGACCCAACGCGGTCAGTTCACATCGTGCTCGCTGGCTGCCGGTGCTCTGGCACCAGCTGCGGTCGCCGCTGCTCGGCCTGCTGGTCGCCGCTGCGATCGCGTCGTACGTCGTCGGCGAGCGGGGCAGCGCGATCATCATCTGTGCCATCCTCGCGGTGTCCGTAGGACTCGGCTTCGGCAACGAGTTTCGCGCCGAGAAGGCGGCAGAGGCGCTGCACTCGCAGATCCGTCACCAGGCTGTCGTCGTGCGGGACGCCCGAGAGGTCGCGGTCGACGTGACGGCGCTGGTGCCTGGCGACGTGGTCCGGTTGCGGCTGGGGGAGGTCGTTCCCGCCGATGTCCGGCTGCTGTCGGTGAACGGACTTCAGTGCGACGAGTCCGTCCTGACCGGCGAATCTCTGCCGGTCAGCAAGTCGACCGCTCCGGTGGCGGCCGGAACGTCGCTCGCCGACTTGTCGAGCTGCGCGTTGATGGGCACCGTCGTGCACTCGGGAAGCGGCAGCGGTGTGGTGCTGAGCACCGGCGGGAGGACCGAGTTCGGCAAGATCGCGGCCGGCCTGGACACCCATCCACTCGACACCGAGTTCCAGGTCGGTCTGGCCAGGTTCTCGATGCTGCTCGTGTACGTCGGCGCCGCGTTGACCACCTTGATCTTCGGCCTCAACCTCGTGCTGCACAAGCCGCTCCTGGACGCCCTGCTGTTCTCGCTGGCCATCGCGGTCGGGATCACTCCCCAGTTGCTCCCGGCCGTGGTGTCGACCAGTCTGGCGGCGGGATCGCGCCGGATGATCCGGCTCAAGGTGCTGGTCAAGAGGCTGGTCTGCATCGAGGATCTCGGCGATATCGACACCTTGTTCACGGACAAGACCGGCACCCTGACCTTGGGCCGGATCGATTTCATGCGCGCCGTCGCGGCCGGCGGCGAAACCACGGACGCGGTACTGCGCTGGGGCCTGCTCTGTACCGAGAGCGCAGCAGCGGCCGGAAATCCGCTCGACCAGGCACTGTGGGGTTCCCCGGCGGCCGGCGCACAGCGCGCCGCACTGGCCGGCTTCAGCCAGATCGCGATCCTGCCGTTCGATCACGAACGCCGGCTGGTCTCGGTCGTCGTCAAGGATCCAGCCGGCCGACTGCTGCTGATCACCAAAGGGGCGCCGGAAGCGGTCCTGGCCCGCTGCCTCGGCGTACCGGCGGAGACCGAAGCGTCCCTGCAAGCCGAATTCGCCGACGGCAACAGGGTCGTCGCCGTCGCGATCCGGCCGCTGGATCGGCCACAGTCCGCGGTGACCGCCGCCGATGAGCACGGCCTGCGGCTGGCCGGCCTGTTGGTGTTCCTGGATCCTCCGAAGCCCGACGCCGCCGCTGCACTCCGGCGGCTCGCCGGTCTCGGGATCAGTGTCAAGATCGTCACCGGCGACAACGGGCTGGTGGCCAGCAAGGTGTGCCGGGACATCGGACTCGGATCGGGCGAGGTGCTCACCGGCGCCGACATCGATGCCCTGACCGATGCCCAGCTCGCCAAGGCGGTGCAGACCACCATGGTCTTCGCCCGGGTCAGTCCCGAGCACAAGGCCCGGATCGTCCGGACCCGGCGGCGCAGCGGTGGCGGGGTCGCCTTCCTCGGTGACGGCGTCAATGACGCGTTGGCCCTGCACGCCGCCGACGTCGGCATCTCGGTCGACTCCGCGGTGGACGTTGCCAAGGACGCCGCGGACGTGATCCTGCTCGCCAAGGATCTCGACGTACTGGCCGACGGCGTGGCGGAGGGGCGCCGGATCTTCGCGAACACCATCAAGTACGTCCTGATGGGGACATCCAGCAACTTCGGCAACATGGCCTCGGCCGCGGGCGCCTCGCTGTTCCTGTCGTTCCTGCCGATGCTGCCGTCACAGATTCTGCTGAACAACCTCCTGTACGACAGCAGCCAGCTGGCCATTCCGACCGACAACGTCGACGAGGAGCAACTCCGGCGTCCTTCGCACTGGGACATCGGTTTCATTCGCCGCTTCATGATCTCGTTCGGCCCGCTCAGCTCGTTGTTCGACTTCGTCACCTTCGGCGTGATGCTCTGGGTCTTCCACTCCGGTCCGGCCCAGTTCCGCTCGGGCTGGTTCGTCGAGTCGCTCGCCACCCAGACACTGGTCATCTTCGCGATCCGGACCCGCCGGGTGCCGTTCTTCCGCAGCCACCCGAGCCTGCCGCTCACCCTGGCCGCGTTGTCGGTGGTCACGGTCGGGGCCGTCCTGCCGGCGACACCCGCCGCGCACGCACTGGGGTTCCAGCCGCTGCCCGGTGCGTTCTTCGCTGCCCTGGTCGCCATGGTGATCGGGTATCTGGTCCTGATCGAGGCCGGCAAACGCGTCTTCTACGGCGCGATCCGGCCGCCGCTTCCCCCGGTAGCGGCTCCGGACCGGCGACGTCACCTCCGCCGTCGCGCCGGCCACTTCAGTACCGCGTCGCGACAGCGAACCGGTCCTGCCTCGACATGA
- a CDS encoding response regulator: MTEAAGDPIRVVIIDDDALVRTALAMILRDDAGIELAGEADDGQAGLELVARVAPDVVLLDIRMPRLDGLEALTRLMSRPAPPKVIVLTTFDADDYVLRALRDGASGFLLKHTPPAEIVAAVHKVAAGGHMLSPSVTAQLITRLRETNPEPRRALDAQALTETLTDREREVAIAVGEGKANAQIAEELYLSMATVKAHVSRIMVKFAATNRVQIANRLHDAGLL; this comes from the coding sequence ATGACCGAAGCTGCCGGTGACCCGATCCGTGTCGTGATCATCGACGACGACGCGCTGGTACGCACCGCGCTCGCGATGATCCTGCGCGACGACGCCGGGATCGAGTTGGCCGGTGAAGCGGACGACGGCCAGGCCGGGCTCGAACTCGTCGCGCGGGTGGCGCCCGACGTCGTACTGCTGGACATCCGGATGCCGCGGCTGGACGGTCTCGAGGCGCTCACCCGGCTGATGAGCCGCCCGGCGCCGCCCAAGGTGATCGTGCTGACGACCTTCGACGCCGACGACTACGTACTACGTGCTCTCCGCGACGGCGCCAGTGGGTTCCTGCTCAAGCACACCCCGCCGGCGGAGATCGTCGCGGCCGTGCACAAGGTGGCTGCCGGCGGCCACATGCTCTCCCCCAGCGTCACGGCGCAACTGATCACCCGGCTGCGGGAGACCAACCCCGAACCGCGGCGGGCTCTCGACGCGCAAGCTCTCACCGAGACTCTCACCGACCGCGAACGCGAGGTCGCCATCGCCGTCGGCGAAGGCAAGGCCAACGCCCAGATCGCCGAAGAGCTCTACCTCAGCATGGCCACGGTCAAGGCCCACGTGTCCCGCATCATGGTCAAGTTCGCAGCCACCAACCGGGTCCAGATAGCCAACCGCCTCCACGACGCCGGACTGCTCTGA
- a CDS encoding histidine kinase gives MDAFQAAPPPPLTRWQSRWRYLFAVVAGAVFWVATLANAYDWVLRPYLVFDLCLGVLSVVLMRWRRRYPLAIALLVSAIGGVSSAASGAVVVTALSLATRRKLPEIVPLAVVGLVASIVYFETQPGQKGLAVSVAFTLVFVSAVIAIGMYVGARRDLLATLRERADRAEREQDLRIQQAHVTERARIAREMHDVLAHRLSLVALHAGALEYCRSLSDDEVANAAAITRQSAHRALNDLHEILGVLRTLDSDAPPEPPQPTLVDLPALVREATGSGARVRLHNEIENLADAPEAIGRNAYRMVQESLTNARKHAPDTAVDVTLSGRPGGQLMLEVRNPLRLGAATSTTPGSGLGLLGLTERAELIGGRLEHTSSDGDFVVRAWLPWPA, from the coding sequence GTGGACGCCTTCCAAGCCGCGCCACCACCTCCGCTGACCCGCTGGCAGTCGAGGTGGCGCTACCTCTTCGCCGTCGTCGCCGGCGCCGTCTTCTGGGTGGCAACCCTCGCCAATGCCTATGACTGGGTGCTCCGCCCCTACCTCGTCTTCGACCTCTGCCTCGGCGTCCTCAGCGTGGTGTTGATGCGCTGGCGACGGCGCTACCCACTGGCGATCGCCCTGCTGGTCAGCGCCATCGGTGGGGTCTCGTCGGCGGCATCGGGAGCGGTGGTCGTCACCGCCTTGTCCCTCGCGACCCGACGGAAACTGCCGGAGATCGTGCCCCTGGCGGTGGTGGGGCTCGTCGCCTCGATCGTGTACTTCGAGACCCAGCCCGGCCAGAAAGGTCTGGCCGTCTCGGTGGCCTTCACCCTCGTCTTCGTGAGCGCGGTCATCGCGATCGGCATGTACGTCGGCGCCCGGCGAGACCTGCTCGCAACGCTGCGGGAACGAGCCGACCGCGCCGAACGCGAGCAGGACCTGCGGATCCAGCAGGCCCACGTCACCGAGCGCGCCCGGATCGCGCGCGAGATGCACGACGTACTGGCCCATCGTCTGTCGCTGGTCGCCTTGCACGCGGGCGCACTGGAGTACTGCCGCAGTCTGAGCGACGACGAAGTGGCCAACGCGGCAGCCATCACCCGCCAGAGCGCCCATCGTGCCCTGAACGACCTGCACGAGATCCTGGGAGTTCTGCGGACGCTCGATTCGGACGCGCCACCGGAGCCGCCGCAACCGACGCTGGTCGACCTGCCGGCGCTGGTCCGGGAGGCCACCGGATCGGGCGCGAGAGTCCGACTGCACAACGAGATCGAGAACCTGGCCGACGCGCCCGAGGCGATCGGACGCAACGCGTACCGGATGGTTCAGGAGAGCCTGACGAATGCTCGCAAGCACGCACCGGACACGGCCGTCGACGTCACGCTGAGTGGGCGGCCGGGTGGGCAACTGATGCTCGAGGTACGCAACCCGCTGCGGCTCGGCGCCGCAACGAGTACTACGCCCGGCTCCGGTCTCGGCCTGCTCGGGCTCACCGAGCGCGCAGAACTGATCGGTGGCCGCCTGGAGCATACGAGCTCCGACGGAGACTTCGTGGTCCGCGCCTGGTTACCGTGGCCGGCATGA
- a CDS encoding ABC transporter ATP-binding protein yields the protein MITVEELSKRYGAYQSVDRVSFQARPGSVTGFLGPNGAGKSTTMRMMTGLTPPSAGRSTILGVPYADLPNPGRHVGVLLDASAQHAGRTGREILRLGALLMGLRRQRVDESLELVGLSGDEGDRRIGDYSLGMRQRLGIAHALLGDPQVLILDEPANGLDPAGIHWMRGLLKGFADRGGTVLLSSHLLHEIEIIADHLVVIGRGVIVADGTKADLLSAAGTLVRGLDPAALATCLDAAALSYRSTQDGAYVVQASREQVAAATAQYGVVVTELRGADGAGLEDMFLQLTADDAREKVTA from the coding sequence ATGATCACAGTCGAAGAACTCAGCAAGCGGTACGGCGCGTATCAGTCCGTCGACCGAGTCTCCTTCCAGGCACGGCCCGGATCCGTCACCGGATTCCTCGGTCCCAACGGCGCCGGCAAGTCGACCACGATGCGGATGATGACCGGGCTGACGCCGCCGTCGGCCGGTCGCAGCACGATCCTCGGTGTCCCGTACGCCGACCTGCCCAACCCGGGCCGCCATGTCGGGGTCCTGCTCGACGCCTCCGCGCAGCACGCCGGCCGGACCGGCCGCGAGATCCTCCGGCTCGGCGCCCTGCTGATGGGCCTGCGCCGGCAACGCGTCGACGAGTCGCTCGAGCTCGTCGGCCTGTCCGGCGACGAGGGCGACCGCCGGATCGGCGACTACTCCCTCGGCATGCGGCAGCGGCTCGGCATCGCGCACGCGCTCCTCGGCGATCCGCAGGTGCTGATCCTGGACGAACCCGCCAACGGACTCGACCCGGCCGGGATCCACTGGATGCGGGGACTGCTGAAAGGCTTTGCCGACCGTGGCGGGACGGTCCTGCTCTCCTCGCACCTGCTGCACGAGATCGAGATCATCGCCGACCACCTGGTCGTCATCGGCCGCGGGGTCATCGTTGCCGACGGCACCAAAGCGGACCTGCTGAGCGCCGCGGGAACCCTGGTTCGCGGGCTCGATCCGGCCGCCTTGGCGACGTGCCTCGACGCGGCCGCCTTGAGCTACCGGAGCACCCAGGACGGCGCGTACGTCGTACAGGCCAGTCGTGAGCAGGTCGCCGCGGCCACCGCGCAGTACGGCGTTGTTGTGACCGAGTTGCGCGGCGCGGACGGCGCCGGACTCGAGGACATGTTCTTGCAGCTCACCGCCGACGACGCACGAGAGAAGGTCACCGCATGA
- a CDS encoding ABC transporter permease yields MSTATSPDLLVSPDPAVVAVPFNRLLRVELRKLVDTRAGFWLLTAIGLITVAVIAVFLFVADPDELTFLNFVGAAATPQSILLPVLGILAVTAEWSQRTGLVTFTLEPSRMRIAVAKLLAVTLVGLAAVVVALGVAALSNVAGMVFLDGAGTWDVGAANVRDFFALQLIGIVQGFAFGMLLMNTAAAIVLYYVIPIAWNLLFSMVDALGKVAPWLDLNTAMAPTFARQTFTPTDWAHIAVSGTIWVVIPLAVGLLRLLRREVKSA; encoded by the coding sequence ATGAGTACCGCGACTTCGCCCGACCTGTTGGTCTCCCCGGATCCGGCTGTTGTTGCCGTTCCCTTCAACCGACTGCTGCGAGTGGAGCTGCGCAAGCTCGTCGACACCCGGGCAGGGTTCTGGCTGCTCACCGCCATCGGCCTGATCACGGTCGCGGTCATCGCCGTGTTCTTGTTCGTCGCCGATCCGGACGAGTTGACGTTCCTGAACTTCGTCGGCGCGGCCGCGACGCCGCAGAGCATCCTGCTTCCGGTGCTCGGGATCCTCGCGGTCACCGCCGAGTGGAGTCAGCGCACCGGCCTGGTCACCTTCACCCTCGAACCGAGCCGGATGCGGATCGCCGTCGCCAAGCTGCTCGCCGTGACGTTGGTCGGGCTCGCCGCGGTGGTCGTGGCGCTCGGTGTCGCCGCGCTCAGCAATGTCGCCGGGATGGTGTTCCTGGACGGCGCCGGCACCTGGGACGTGGGCGCCGCCAACGTGCGCGACTTCTTCGCCCTGCAGTTGATCGGCATCGTGCAAGGCTTCGCCTTCGGCATGCTGCTGATGAACACCGCGGCCGCGATCGTCTTGTACTACGTGATCCCGATCGCCTGGAACCTGCTCTTCTCGATGGTCGACGCACTCGGAAAGGTCGCTCCCTGGCTCGACCTCAACACCGCCATGGCACCGACCTTCGCCCGGCAGACCTTCACCCCCACGGACTGGGCCCACATCGCCGTCTCCGGCACCATCTGGGTCGTCATCCCGCTGGCCGTCGGCCTCCTGCGGCTCCTCCGCCGCGAGGTCAAGTCCGCCTGA
- a CDS encoding tetratricopeptide repeat protein — translation MTRTSKSEIEAAERSCRPEIDSAQAAQTPKAAFNLGVHCEDRGDLAGAERAYRQAIASGNADHAPKAAVNLGVLCEGRGDFVGAEEAFQVAIDSGHADFAPMAAVNLGVLRDDRDGAERAYQLAIDSGHADQAPKAAVNLGVLRERRGDYVGAEQAYQVAIDSGHRDMAPTAAVNLGVLRERGGDLEGAEQAYRLAIDSRHTDRAPKAAVNLGVLCERREDFAGAELAYRVVIDSGHADQAPQAAVNLGVLCHGRDDFDGAESAFQLVIASGHADLAPKAAFNLAVLREGQGDLAGAQRACQLAIDSGHPLAASCAREMMTELQRRSGASAAICDRTP, via the coding sequence GTGACGAGGACGAGCAAGAGCGAGATCGAGGCGGCGGAGCGGTCGTGCCGACCGGAGATCGACTCCGCGCAGGCCGCCCAGACGCCGAAGGCGGCGTTCAACCTCGGGGTCCACTGCGAGGACCGGGGCGACCTCGCCGGGGCCGAGCGGGCCTATCGGCAGGCGATTGCCTCCGGGAACGCCGACCACGCGCCGAAGGCGGCCGTGAACCTCGGAGTTCTCTGTGAGGGCCGCGGCGACTTCGTCGGCGCGGAGGAGGCGTTCCAGGTGGCGATCGACTCCGGGCATGCCGACTTCGCCCCGATGGCGGCCGTCAACCTGGGCGTGCTCCGAGACGATCGGGACGGCGCCGAGCGGGCCTACCAGCTGGCGATCGACTCCGGCCACGCCGACCAGGCCCCGAAGGCGGCCGTCAACCTCGGGGTCCTTCGTGAGCGCCGGGGTGACTACGTCGGAGCCGAGCAGGCCTATCAGGTGGCGATCGACTCCGGGCACCGTGACATGGCCCCGACGGCGGCAGTCAACCTCGGCGTACTCCGCGAACGCGGGGGAGACCTCGAGGGGGCGGAGCAGGCCTACCGGCTGGCGATCGATTCCAGGCACACCGACCGCGCGCCGAAGGCGGCCGTCAACCTGGGAGTGCTCTGCGAGCGCCGGGAAGATTTCGCCGGGGCCGAGCTCGCCTACCGGGTGGTGATCGACTCCGGCCACGCCGACCAGGCGCCGCAGGCGGCGGTGAACCTCGGGGTCCTCTGCCATGGTCGTGACGACTTCGACGGAGCGGAGTCGGCGTTCCAGTTGGTGATCGCCTCCGGGCATGCGGACCTGGCACCGAAGGCGGCGTTCAACCTGGCGGTACTCCGTGAGGGGCAGGGCGACCTGGCCGGAGCCCAGCGCGCCTGTCAGCTCGCCATCGACTCCGGTCATCCGCTGGCCGCGTCGTGCGCCCGGGAAATGATGACCGAGCTGCAGAGACGCTCCGGCGCGAGTGCTGCGATCTGCGACCGCACCCCTTAG